One segment of Hippopotamus amphibius kiboko isolate mHipAmp2 chromosome 2, mHipAmp2.hap2, whole genome shotgun sequence DNA contains the following:
- the CYSRT1 gene encoding cysteine-rich tail protein 1 — MLVENPYAHVSIPRAHLRPELGQQPEVAPSSPEAQPLPEGSCPLEPTEEAPGPEGVKGAASSRGPQVWQQPRNPYGSGQRQAGLTYAGLPPVGRGDDIAHHCCCCPCCACCHCPRVCRCHRCCCVVS; from the coding sequence ATGCTCGTCGAGAACCCGTACGCCCACGTCAGCATCCCAAGGGCTCACCTGCGGCCTGAGCTGGGGCAGCAGCCGGAGGTGGCGCCATCCTCTCCGGAGGCGCAGCCTCTGCCCGAGGGGTCCTGCCCCCTGGAGCCTACCGAGGAGGCCCCGGGGCCCGAGGGCGTCAAGGGGGCCGCCTCCAGCCGGGGCCCGCAGGTCTGGCAGCAGCCCCGCAACCCCTATGGCAGTGGGCAGCGCCAGGCAGGACTGACCTACGCCGGCCTGCCGCCGGTCGGGCGCGGCGACGACATCGCCCACCACTGCTGCTGCTGTCCCTGCTGTGCCTGCTGCCACTGTCCCCGCGTCTGCCGCTGCCACCGCTGCTGCTGCGTCGTCTCCTAG